From one Triticum aestivum cultivar Chinese Spring chromosome 4B, IWGSC CS RefSeq v2.1, whole genome shotgun sequence genomic stretch:
- the LOC123094238 gene encoding uncharacterized protein: MAGEGISIDEFMEYDSMVRQTFKSENEAYKFYLAYAKSKGFGVRKGNLKYKGNKEAVVNSQKREIQILDSLQSRNNRKEVIAALLGMETHIDIAVMENGMQGSRWPDTQVASWPIKDYEVPQQTDGCSCALWVLKYIQYWTGVRLSAIFNQDGITQFRRWLAAALINSPHNELKVRKAIPAFDLQDDLEDLDLGGDDGHNDSGRDVSGDDGSAL; this comes from the exons ATGGCTGGTGAAGGCATCTCGATAGATGAATTTATGGAGTACGACTCGATGGTCAGGCAGACATTTAAAAGTGAGAACGAAGCGTACAAGTTCTACTTAGCGTATGCGAAGAGCAAAGGGTTTGGTGTTAGAAAGGGCAATCTGAAATATAAGGGAAATAAGGAGGCTGTTGTCAACTCCCAAAAGAGGGAGATTCAAATTCTGGACTCACTCCAATCACGCAACAACCGCAAAGAAGTAATTGCTGCG CTTCTTGGAATGGAAACACATATTGATATAGCAGTGATGGAAAATGGAATGCAAGGAAGTAGATGGCCGGACACTCAAGTGGCTTCGTGGCCTATCAAAGACTATGAAGTGCCACAGCAAACAGATGGCTGTTCCTGTGCTCTCTGGGTGTTGAAATACATCCAATATTGGACTGGAGTGAGATTGTCGGCAATATTCAACCAG GATGGCATAACACAGTTCAGAAGATGGCTTGCTGCTGCGTTGATCAATTCACCTCACAATGAGTTGAAAGTTCGGAAGGCCATACCAGCGTTTGACTTACAAGATGATTTAGAAGACCTCGACCTCGGAGGTGACGACGGACACAACGACAGCGGCCGAGATGTCTCGGGAGACGATGGTTCCGCACTATAG